Proteins from one Longimicrobiaceae bacterium genomic window:
- a CDS encoding class I SAM-dependent methyltransferase, with amino-acid sequence MPYRSRFYPESDFGGFTDVDGTVAFFMRVNALLTPNAVVADVGCGRAQYADDPVAVRRQLRVLRGKCRRVVGIDVDPRAAENPYVDEFHLLTGARWPLDDASVDLCLCDWVVEHVADPDAFFSEAARVLRPGGHLCIRTSNAASYVGLAARLVPGRLHARVLGRVQVGRQEEDVFETSHRANTPRRLRRYLARHGFGRHAVYGYEAEPAYLSFSRIAYWLGVLHQRFMPRPFRVSLFAFARRDGTPEAVSPKSETASAIPSASLGTADSRSATSGACETVRTHEAEVGR; translated from the coding sequence ATGCCGTACCGCTCGCGCTTCTATCCCGAGAGCGACTTCGGAGGGTTCACCGACGTCGACGGGACGGTCGCGTTCTTCATGCGCGTGAACGCCCTCCTCACCCCCAACGCCGTGGTGGCCGACGTGGGGTGCGGCCGGGCGCAGTACGCCGACGATCCCGTGGCCGTGCGCCGCCAGCTGCGCGTGCTTCGCGGCAAGTGCCGGCGCGTGGTGGGCATAGACGTGGACCCGCGCGCCGCCGAGAACCCGTACGTGGACGAGTTCCACCTGCTCACGGGCGCGCGCTGGCCGCTGGACGACGCGTCGGTCGACCTGTGCCTGTGCGACTGGGTGGTGGAGCACGTGGCTGACCCGGACGCCTTCTTCTCCGAGGCCGCCCGGGTGCTCAGGCCCGGCGGCCATCTCTGCATCCGCACCTCCAACGCGGCCAGCTACGTGGGCCTCGCCGCGCGGCTGGTTCCGGGCCGCCTGCACGCGCGGGTGCTGGGCCGGGTGCAGGTGGGGCGGCAGGAGGAGGACGTGTTCGAGACCTCGCACCGCGCCAACACGCCCCGCCGCCTGCGCCGCTACCTGGCCCGCCACGGCTTCGGGCGGCACGCGGTGTACGGGTACGAGGCCGAGCCGGCCTACCTCTCCTTCAGCCGCATCGCGTACTGGCTGGGCGTGCTGCACCAGCGCTTCATGCCGCGGCCTTTCCGCGTCAGCCTCTTCGCCTTCGCCCGCCGCGACGGCACGCCGGAGGCGGTCTCGCCCAAGTCCGAGACTGCGTCCGCCATCCCCTCCGCGTCGCTGGGGACGGCCGATTCGCGGTCCGCCACGTCCGGGGCATGCGAGACGGTCCGGACGCACGAGGCCGAGGTGGGGCGATGA
- a CDS encoding O-antigen ligase family protein, producing MNGGAAAMRRPVQARRGPGQAPMRGRGVAYMPALIFVTSLVLILGHTAPLQYSGTFGAVRWVLLAIYCVLLVTRAAVRHGLRKARAADAVIALFLALAVSSTLYSIAPSLTWQRGASAILLYVAVFWTLWDYADAAGEAALLRPIVTAAVVMLLASVALIALPGISFQRDGRFRGALSNPNALGLITAILFPLVLTTALRHRRAVTVGVLGTFGLCLLLSGSRTGAVACVASSLYILLRQRSWKGALMVVWIATLGYLFLSIEPGSNPFSDHAVSRLDPTAGLGTGSGRLEAWSVGWPRILESAALGHGFGTEDLIFAAEGGHLKESLGLHLHNSYLGMMYQLGFVGTLLFFLPLIWLAGQQMWWMVTRPVPGATLPYEAVLISGLICCLFESWIYAAGNAFAFPFWICVMLRIRGASPGSAAAAPARPARQAARGQPRPGERPGRWAARPPELLLRATGTPPEQAAYGAAPGDDGERG from the coding sequence ATGAACGGCGGCGCGGCGGCGATGCGGCGCCCGGTGCAGGCCCGGCGCGGGCCGGGGCAGGCGCCCATGCGCGGGCGCGGCGTGGCGTACATGCCCGCGCTGATCTTCGTCACCTCCCTCGTCCTGATCCTGGGCCACACCGCGCCGCTCCAGTACAGCGGGACGTTCGGCGCGGTCCGGTGGGTGCTGCTCGCCATCTACTGCGTGCTGCTGGTCACGCGCGCCGCCGTCCGCCACGGGCTCCGCAAGGCGCGCGCGGCCGACGCGGTGATCGCGCTCTTCCTCGCGCTCGCCGTCAGCTCCACGCTGTACTCCATCGCACCCAGCCTCACGTGGCAGCGCGGCGCCTCGGCGATCCTGCTGTACGTGGCCGTGTTCTGGACGCTGTGGGACTACGCCGATGCGGCCGGCGAGGCCGCCCTCCTCCGCCCCATCGTCACCGCCGCGGTGGTGATGCTGCTCGCGAGCGTGGCGCTGATCGCGCTGCCGGGGATCTCGTTCCAGCGCGACGGCCGCTTCCGCGGCGCCCTGTCGAACCCCAACGCGCTGGGGCTCATCACCGCCATCCTCTTCCCCCTGGTGCTCACCACCGCGCTGCGGCACCGGCGGGCGGTGACCGTGGGGGTGCTGGGGACCTTCGGCCTCTGCCTCCTGCTCTCCGGCTCGCGGACGGGCGCGGTGGCGTGCGTGGCGAGCAGCCTCTACATCCTGCTGCGGCAGCGCTCTTGGAAGGGGGCGCTGATGGTGGTGTGGATCGCCACGCTCGGCTACCTCTTCCTGAGCATCGAGCCGGGGAGCAACCCGTTCTCGGACCACGCCGTCTCACGCCTGGACCCCACCGCGGGCCTGGGCACGGGCAGCGGGCGGCTGGAGGCGTGGAGCGTGGGCTGGCCGCGCATCCTGGAGAGCGCCGCGCTTGGCCACGGCTTCGGGACGGAGGACCTGATCTTCGCGGCCGAGGGCGGCCACCTCAAGGAGTCGCTGGGCCTCCACCTCCACAACTCCTACCTGGGCATGATGTACCAGCTGGGGTTCGTCGGCACGCTGCTCTTCTTCCTGCCGCTCATCTGGCTGGCGGGGCAGCAGATGTGGTGGATGGTCACGCGGCCGGTGCCCGGCGCCACGCTGCCGTACGAGGCGGTGCTCATCAGCGGCCTCATCTGCTGCCTGTTCGAGAGCTGGATCTACGCCGCGGGCAACGCCTTCGCCTTCCCGTTCTGGATCTGCGTGATGCTGCGCATCCGCGGCGCCTCCCCGGGAAGCGCGGCCGCGGCTCCCGCCCGCCCCGCCAGGCAGGCGGCGCGGGGCCAGCCGCGTCCGGGCGAGCGGCCGGGGCGCTGGGCTGCGCGTCCGCCCGAGCTGCTGCTGCGCGCCACCGGCACGCCGCCCGAGCAGGCGGCGTACGGCGCCGCCCCGGGCGACGACGGGGAGCGCGGCTGA